One window of the Eucalyptus grandis isolate ANBG69807.140 chromosome 6, ASM1654582v1, whole genome shotgun sequence genome contains the following:
- the LOC104448872 gene encoding uncharacterized protein LOC104448872 produces MNRKLARALMISGFFGPRPRLELGHANGAHRTPGEPRVGALLVEPVAATRDHPGRLLSSNLLKADRALCPRRQLLPGDLRQLRKLLSRQPSALGRLVRSDPAIGAGDVPEEANIDQEHRAPAGERKTESHEHREKHFLSFFLGLALSLCVELEKMLKVGGECCGAGHRRLAFSFSVFKERLGTKMVSVSRDREDLVWSSAYAIAVPPSEHRPLFSSLSIRSRPIQFPVKTTAAMTWSSPVPAALLWALSFFAAHRALVGSAQSLPPARFDGFVYAEHRVDARTVVIEAFLDPVCPDSRDSWPPLKQAVDHYGPRVWLVVHLLPLPYHDNAYVASRALSIVNLLNTSATFPLLELFFKEQVKFYNAQTVNMSKAAVVNYIANFATQVVANSLKYAVLSGFQNSQTDLKTRVSFKYSASRGVFGTPTFFVNGFSLPDSDSTIDYDGWRSIIDPLIAAQGDPLSANVYPY; encoded by the exons ATGAATCGAAAGCTAGCACGGGCTTTGATGATCTCAGGCTTCTTCGGCCCACGACCGAGGCTCGAGCTTGGCCATGCAAACGGGGCACACCGAACGCCGGGCGAGCCACGTGTCGGCGCACTCCTGGTGGAACCCGTGGCGGCAACCCGGGACCACCCGGGCCGGCTCCTCTCCAGCAACCTCCTCAAGGCAGACCGCGCACTCTGTCCCCGCCGCCAGCTCCTTCCCGGCGACCTTCGGCAGCTCCGCAAGCTCCTGAGCCGACAGCCCTCCGCCTTGGGCCGGCTTGTCCGTTCTGACCCGGCGATCGGCGCCGGAGACGTACCGGAGGAGGCAAACATAGACCAGGAGCACCGCGCTCCCGCCGGCGAACGGAAGACAGAGAGCCATGAACACCGAGAGaagcattttctctctttcttcctaggtcttgctctctctctgtgtgttgAACTTGAGAAAATGTTGAAGGTGGGTGGAGAGTGTTGTGGAGCAGGCCATCGTCGATTGGCTTTTTCGTTTTCTGTTTTCAAGGAAAGGCTCGGGACGAAAATGGTGAGCGTTTCTAGGGATCGCGAGGATCTTGTCTGGTCCTCCGCATATGCTATTGCTG TACCTCCGTCCGAGCATCGACCTCTGTTTTCCTCGCTATCCATTCGATCCCGTCCGATTCAGTTCCCGGTCAAAACGACGGCGGCGATGACGTGGAGCTCTCCGGTCCCGGCGGCGCTGCTCTGGGCgctctccttcttcgccgccCACCGCGCCCTCGTCGGGAGCGCCCAGTCGCTGCCGCCGGCGAGGTTCGACGGGTTCGTGTACGCGGAGCACCGGGTCGACGCCCGCACCGTCGTGATCGAGGCCTTCCTGGACCCGGTCTGCCCGGACAGCCGGGACTCGTGGCCGCCCCTGAAGCAGGCCGTCGATCACTACGGGCCTCGCGTTTGGCTCGTCGTCCACCTCCTCCCTCTGCC TTATCATGATAATGCTTATGTTGCATCTCGTGCACTGAGCATTGTGAATTTGCTAAATACATCAGCAACGTTCCCACTGCTGGAATTGTTCTTCAAAGAGCAG GTGAAGTTTTATAATGCCCAGACTGTAAACATGTCAAAGGCAGCTGTGGTGAATTACATTGCAAACTTTGCCACACAAGTTGTTGCGAACTCCTTGAAATATGCAGTTCTGTCAGGGTTCCAGAATAGTCAAACTGATCTTAAAACAAGGGTTTCTTTCAAG TATAGTGCATCAAGAGGAGTATTTGGCACGCCTACTTTCTTCGTCAATGGATTCTCGTTGCCAGATAGTGACTCGACCATAGATTATGATGGATGGAGAAGCATTATTGATCCACTGATAGCTGCACAAGGAGATCCACTCTCGGCAAATGTTTATCCTTATTAA